From Salvia splendens isolate huo1 chromosome 16, SspV2, whole genome shotgun sequence, a single genomic window includes:
- the LOC121769930 gene encoding CASP-like protein 5C1, giving the protein MEELPGAVGTSASLALRLGQAVFAIASLLFMCLDVEFYSYTAFCFLVTIMGLVIPWSLTLAVVDVFSVFGKRPARQPGILSIVVIGDWVLSFLSLAASCSTASVTSLLLASGGFCGVKLCTRYQLSAAMAFLAWFLSLSSSLFNLWLLPSL; this is encoded by the exons ATGGAAGAATTGCCGGGGGCGGTGGGCACCAGCGCCAGTTTGGCTCTGAGATTGGGGCAGGCCGTTTTCGCTATTGCCTCCTTGCTTTTCATGTGTTTGGATGTCGAGTTCTACAGTTACACTGCCTTCTG CTTCTTGGTAACAATTATGGGGTTGGTAATCCCGTGGAGCTTGACATTGGCAGTGGTGGATGTGTTTTCAGTTTTTGGTAAACGCCCAGCTCGTCAGCCCGGGATTCTCTCAATTGTCGTCATAGGTGATTGG GTGCTTTCGTTTCTGTCGTTGGCTGCATCTTGTTCAACTGCAAGCGTGACTAGTCTGCTGCTTGCTTCTGGAGGATTCTGCGGCGTAAAGTTATGCACGAGATATCAACTATCCGCAGCTATGGCCTTCTTAGCATGGTTCCTATCCTTATCTTCTTCACTCTTCAATCTATGGCTCCTTCCATCTCTCTAA
- the LOC121769770 gene encoding BTB/POZ domain-containing protein At5g66560-like, with protein MAAEKPISKGQAWFCTTGLPSDVIIEVDDMTFHLHKFPLMSKSRKLHEMITEQENSQEALKLARIRGSSEPDRNSDNDIAEKQEIEEEDDDAHCHITLPDFPGGSDSFETAAKFCYGVKIDLSAANVAPLRCAAEYLEMTEEYSEENLISKTEKFLSQSVLKNIKLSLKTLTSCEGLLPTAENLGIAQRCIEAIATKAAASDPTLFGWPINDGVTNNKSEANPRRTTRGGAAAAAESWLDELGFLSLPFFKSLIFAMRALDVSGEIIESCLIHYAKKYIPGISRTNRKPPPPSSSSSSGIAPTENDQRELLETVIAYLPKEKASRSASTATRFLFGLLRTAYILNASEACRITLEKKIGLQLEQATLDDLLIPSYSYLNETLYDVDCVQRILSYFLEGMEDRSAVEAGEENTSARSAALMLVGKLIDGYLSEIASDANLKSEKFYELAVALPDHARLFDDGLYRAVDVYLKAHSWIPEAEREKICGVLDCQKLTLEACTHAAQNERLPLRAVVQVLFFEQLQLRHAIVGTLISADGGGGAEVSGAGEEEEDYEEQNERAVALVARTPEGRGTWIAAARENEVLQSDMDTMRTRVHELERECTNMKKAIEKIDKVGEGGHVEKGGWRAKFGCKFKTQVCDSHEPTVVDTRKPRAHRREQ; from the exons ATGGCTGCTGAAAAACCAATCTCCAAAGGGCAAGCATG GTTCTGCACCACAGGATTACCGAGTGATGTGATAATTGAAGTTGATGACATGACTTTTCATCTCCACAAG TTTCCTCTGATGTCGAAAAGCCGAAAGCTTCACGAGATGATTACAGAGCAAGAAAACAGCCAAGAAGCTCTAAAATTAGCAAGAATCAGAGGCTCCTCTGAACCCGACCGCAACTCCGACAACGACATTGCAGAGAAACAAGAAATCGAGGAAGAAGACGACGACGCCCACTGTCACATCACGCTCCCAGATTTCCCGGGCGGCTCCGACTCTTTCGAGACCGCCGCGAAATTCTGTTACGGCGTCAAAATCGACCTCTCCGCCGCCAACGTCGCCCCTCTCCGCTGCGCCGCCGAGTATCTGGAGATGACGGAGGAGTACTCGGAAGAGAATCTGAtttcaaaaacagaaaaattcCTCTCTCAGTCAGTCCTCAAGAATATCAAACTCTCACTCAAAACACTCACCTCCTGCGAAGGGCTGCTCCCCACGGCGGAGAATTTGGGGATTGCTCAGAGATGCATCGAAGCCATTGCAACCAAAGCCGCCGCTTCGGATCCGACGCTGTTTGGCTGGCCGATTAATGACGGAGTTACGAATAACAAAAGTGAAGCTAATCCACGAAGAACTACGAGAGGTGgagctgcggcggcggcggagtcGTGGTTGGATGAATTAGGTTTTTTGAGCTTGCCGTTTTTCAAGAGCTTGATTTTCGCCATGAGAGCGTTGGATGTGAGTGGGGAGATCATCGAGAGCTGCTTGATTCACTACGCGAAGAAGTACATTCCTGGAATTTCGCGGACGAATCGGaagccgccgcctccgtcgtcgTCTTCATCATCTGGCATTGCGCCGACAGAGAACGACCAGAGAGAGCTGCTGGAAACGGTTATCGCTTATCTTCCGAAGGAGAAAGCGTCGCGATCTGCTTCCACCGCAACGAGGTTTTTGTTTGGATTGCTAAGAACTGCGTATATTTTGAATGCTTCTGAGGCCTGCAGAATAACATTGGAGAAGAAGATCGGGTTGCAGTTAGAGCAGGCGACGCTAGATGATCTGTTGATTCCGAGCTACTCGTATTTGAATGAAACTCTGTACGATGTGGACTGCGTGCAGAGGATTTTGAGCTATTTTCTGGAAGGAATGGAAGACAGATCTGCAGTTGAAGCCGGAGAAGAGAATACCAGCGCCAGATCTGCGGCGCTGATGCTCGTCGGAAAATTGATCGACGGATACTTATCGGAAATCGCTTCCGACGCCAATTTGAAGTCGGAAAAGTTCTATGAGCTCGCCGTTGCATTGCCGGATCACGCTAGGCTCTTCGACGACGGCCTCTATCGAGCCGTTGATGTTTATCTTAAG GCGCATTCATGGATTCCAGAGGCAGAGAGGGAGAAGATCTGCGGAGTTCTGGATTGCCAGAAGCTGACGCTAGAGGCATGCACTCACGCTGCTCAGAACGAGCGGCTGCCGCTGAGGGCGGTGGTGCAGGTGCTCTTCTTCGAGCAGCTTCAGCTCCGCCACGCCATCGTGGGGACTCTGATATCCGCcgatggaggaggaggagcagagGTCAGTGGCGCtggggaggaggaagaggattACGAGGAGCAGAACGAGAGGGCAGTGGCGCTGGTGGCACGGACGCCGGAGGGTAGGGGGACGTGGATAGCGGCCGCGAGGGAGAACGAGGTGCTGCAATCGGACATGGATACGATGCGGACGCGGGTGCACGAGCTGGAGAGGGAGTGCACCAACATGAAGAAGGCGATAGAGAAGATAGACAAGGTGGGGGAAGGAGGACACGTGGAGAAAGGTGGTTGGCGGGCCAAGTTCGGGTGCAAGTTCAAGACCCAAGTCTGCGATTCACACGAGCCCACCGTGGTCGACACTAGAAAGCCCAGGGCTCACCGCCGGGAACAATAA